The following proteins are encoded in a genomic region of Chryseobacterium cucumeris:
- a CDS encoding EpsG family protein, with the protein MSLLHPYYIIAIVYMLFFSVQEVYGKKVDKKWFWFLAVYFIIIVGFRDSVGPDYGSYKGIYIYSDTKSYYSIFMKMLHMEGPETLDVEWLYTLINKILLNFFDAPFYMVTLVIAIFAMIFKVEYTEDNTFYPFTFTLFMFIPNFFIGESGQIRQNLGTFIVYFAIRYIKERKLWHYLFFIFIGSGIHSVCYLFLPMYWLARVPLNKTVMLIMIIGSVFLSPFEIYRSFGGFLDGMASNSTLVEGFNGYMDETVQRLNGGIGIPEVMMAILTFFLFVFDNKMKELYPYYEYHRNYAVIGICLYFIFRNNPIFSSRLAGAFIGFSYIIIPNAMYVVSGRVKNMIYAFIIALVVFNFVVFSIFNNITAGRFSIDRYQNHILP; encoded by the coding sequence ATGAGTTTACTACATCCATATTATATAATTGCCATCGTCTATATGCTGTTCTTCAGTGTTCAGGAGGTGTATGGAAAGAAGGTTGATAAAAAGTGGTTCTGGTTCCTTGCTGTTTACTTTATTATTATTGTTGGTTTCAGAGACAGTGTAGGCCCGGATTACGGAAGTTATAAAGGAATCTATATTTACTCCGATACCAAAAGCTATTACAGTATCTTTATGAAGATGCTCCATATGGAAGGACCGGAAACGCTGGACGTGGAATGGCTGTATACTTTGATTAATAAGATCCTTCTCAATTTTTTTGATGCACCTTTTTATATGGTAACATTGGTTATTGCTATTTTTGCGATGATCTTTAAAGTAGAATATACTGAGGATAATACTTTTTATCCCTTTACTTTTACCCTTTTCATGTTTATTCCCAATTTCTTTATCGGGGAAAGTGGGCAGATCAGACAAAACCTCGGGACTTTTATCGTGTATTTTGCAATACGGTATATTAAAGAGCGGAAACTCTGGCATTACCTGTTTTTTATATTCATAGGGTCGGGTATACACAGTGTTTGTTACTTATTCCTCCCGATGTATTGGCTGGCCCGCGTTCCGTTAAACAAAACGGTAATGCTGATTATGATTATCGGTTCTGTTTTTCTGTCCCCATTTGAAATATATAGAAGTTTCGGTGGTTTCTTAGATGGGATGGCCTCTAATAGTACACTTGTTGAAGGGTTTAATGGATATATGGATGAAACGGTACAACGACTTAATGGTGGTATCGGAATTCCAGAGGTGATGATGGCAATCCTTACTTTCTTCCTTTTCGTTTTTGATAATAAAATGAAAGAACTTTATCCTTACTATGAATACCATAGAAACTATGCTGTAATCGGGATATGCCTTTATTTTATTTTCAGAAATAACCCTATCTTCTCTTCCAGGCTGGCAGGAGCGTTTATCGGATTCTCATACATTATTATTCCGAATGCCATGTATGTGGTTTCAGGAAGAGTTAAGAATATGATCTATGCATTTATAATCGCACTGGTCGTCTTCAATTTTGTTGTCTTTTCTATATTTAATAATATCACGGCCGGGCGATTTTCGATTGACCGGTATCAAAACCATATTCTTCCTTAG
- a CDS encoding T9SS type A sorting domain-containing protein — MKRLAGKLAAVICLILFGITSKGNIGGNLPSIGHVKAIWLSENTDSLKPVHEPMRLLLPDWKKAPNSYIFDPTQNSGGLLVPVKKAYAMWEGGGYLNGSGIPAGTVTADVLWEDVHGLIKSGSNYALEIIGTGQDAKIKVPVNKTKKGNAVVVFRVDGEIYWSWHIWVTDDPTNGVSYKSFSNIKRMRWDGTTEIIPDSDWKWMDRNLGAITNSITASDWNRSNGLLYQWGRKDPIPPLVTRGNDFYEASGSIGRVRHRGAKNMTNAVSIDDLRKFVLLSAAEVTNNIRLSVKNPMSLIYVNKDDNSGQAYYNNNLNLPVNWFGKSTALPNNRLSELNLWSDNAQGKIETVYNTNDKTKPYRDKSPYDPCPNGWRIPSMLVANLASPSYVDDIRIDFSPFGVKTSMAKNVFETNKYHIIKPTDTGVPTFMTGFRIYPNLGFDLSVVGGFNMGIFPGNGQLIRGAHSGQYSDQHHIALWTATLARLFDTSPAVTVRGLSMIPDKTQPDIPDPNYPNIKGRYYYFPMAGMYTSDANGCRCIKDPLYTINDYDFPTEYLPATAEYNEGLNNPNTYQVVKSETGTTIEIPVSKAFSVQSQLLDNIEILNPSNFNNLKTNVLWTTNTALISRISIVNPSPLSLQDISNSKISVEIAPNESGNAVVTLHNGSASSPVYWSWHIWVTDSPVGSYSYTTETPAAVTNYVNYVNKADVALQTVFMDRNLGATDVFPNVVNPQAPTADELLKIRASTGMHYQWGRKDPIPPFQYADNRSFYNVFLGTPAPKGAVSYSTLDQSDYNNLSGNYIVPYSTYASLSNVQVTDKPSEKISKIISYSVKNPLVYMIPSTFAPYNSTTPNYTNGTDWLAQEPNLAPDRWGRGGKKSPFDPCPEGWRIPDLTNVALVSGADFGQTPWYKKDKNIATSYSIATDYSGIRVRNSANATVGYIFNNPAYSIGNYPDSGSRGFRSVMANQSAQGTFNMLNFQYPAVWTAALNSNYIGRSINMLFDAASTTNRMIVFHDNNDPYFGTGCRCVKIKYDANGNEEGPASGISVIPNSYKLIKENAKSTVINNKISLYPSPFSNILYIRAAENKEYKFEIFNMLGQLVRSGHFINNQTDLSSLNAGVYLIRINNSEANVKIVKQ; from the coding sequence ATGAAAAGATTAGCTGGAAAATTAGCGGCAGTCATATGCCTGATATTATTTGGAATCACTTCCAAAGGTAATATCGGAGGGAATCTTCCCTCGATTGGACATGTAAAAGCAATATGGCTTAGTGAGAATACAGACTCATTGAAACCGGTTCATGAGCCGATGAGATTATTGCTTCCAGACTGGAAAAAAGCACCTAACAGTTACATTTTTGATCCCACTCAGAACAGCGGAGGATTGCTGGTTCCCGTAAAAAAAGCTTATGCGATGTGGGAGGGTGGCGGATATCTTAACGGGAGTGGTATACCGGCAGGGACGGTAACTGCTGATGTTTTATGGGAAGATGTTCATGGACTTATAAAATCCGGATCGAATTACGCCCTTGAAATAATAGGAACAGGGCAGGATGCTAAGATTAAAGTGCCTGTTAATAAGACAAAAAAAGGAAATGCTGTGGTTGTTTTCAGGGTAGATGGTGAGATTTATTGGAGCTGGCATATCTGGGTAACGGATGATCCCACCAATGGAGTTTCCTATAAAAGTTTCAGCAACATAAAAAGAATGAGATGGGATGGAACAACGGAAATTATTCCGGACTCCGACTGGAAATGGATGGACAGAAATCTGGGAGCAATCACAAATTCTATCACGGCATCAGACTGGAACCGGAGTAACGGACTTCTTTATCAATGGGGACGAAAAGATCCAATTCCACCCCTGGTTACAAGAGGAAATGATTTTTATGAAGCTTCCGGATCGATAGGCAGAGTAAGACATAGAGGAGCCAAAAATATGACCAATGCAGTGAGTATTGATGATCTCAGAAAGTTTGTTCTGCTTTCCGCTGCAGAGGTTACCAATAATATAAGGCTTTCTGTAAAAAATCCTATGAGCCTTATTTATGTCAATAAAGATGATAACTCAGGACAGGCTTATTATAACAATAACCTCAATCTTCCGGTCAACTGGTTTGGAAAATCTACAGCGTTGCCCAATAACAGGCTTTCAGAACTCAATCTTTGGTCTGATAATGCACAAGGGAAAATTGAAACCGTTTACAATACCAATGATAAAACAAAACCTTATAGAGATAAATCTCCTTATGATCCTTGTCCCAATGGATGGCGTATCCCTTCAATGCTGGTGGCAAATCTGGCTTCTCCCTCTTATGTGGATGATATCAGAATAGACTTTTCGCCTTTCGGAGTAAAAACCAGTATGGCAAAAAATGTTTTTGAGACCAATAAATATCATATCATAAAGCCTACTGATACAGGAGTTCCCACCTTCATGACAGGATTTAGAATTTACCCTAATCTTGGCTTTGATCTTTCGGTAGTCGGCGGATTTAATATGGGGATTTTTCCCGGAAACGGACAACTTATCAGAGGGGCTCATTCAGGACAGTATAGTGATCAGCATCATATTGCATTGTGGACTGCAACTTTAGCCCGGTTGTTTGATACTTCTCCTGCTGTTACTGTAAGGGGGCTTTCTATGATTCCGGATAAAACACAGCCTGATATTCCGGACCCTAATTATCCCAATATTAAAGGACGGTATTATTATTTTCCTATGGCCGGAATGTATACTTCAGATGCAAACGGCTGCAGATGTATAAAAGATCCGCTCTACACCATTAATGATTATGATTTTCCAACAGAATATCTGCCTGCAACTGCAGAATATAACGAAGGTTTGAATAATCCGAATACCTATCAGGTTGTTAAAAGCGAAACAGGTACAACTATCGAAATTCCGGTCAGTAAAGCATTTTCTGTGCAAAGTCAGTTGCTGGATAATATTGAGATATTGAACCCTTCCAATTTTAATAATTTAAAAACTAATGTTCTCTGGACTACCAATACAGCTTTAATCAGCAGGATCTCAATAGTAAATCCTTCACCTTTATCACTACAGGATATCAGCAATTCTAAAATATCTGTAGAAATTGCTCCCAATGAAAGTGGAAATGCTGTAGTTACATTGCATAACGGCAGTGCATCTTCCCCGGTATATTGGAGCTGGCATATCTGGGTTACGGATTCTCCTGTGGGATCTTATTCTTATACTACAGAAACTCCTGCAGCAGTTACAAATTATGTGAATTATGTCAATAAAGCTGATGTTGCATTACAGACCGTTTTTATGGATCGTAATCTGGGGGCAACAGATGTTTTTCCCAACGTTGTCAATCCTCAGGCTCCAACTGCTGATGAACTGTTAAAAATCCGTGCCTCTACAGGAATGCACTATCAGTGGGGAAGGAAAGACCCTATCCCCCCATTCCAGTATGCAGATAACAGGAGTTTTTATAATGTATTTCTGGGAACTCCTGCTCCCAAGGGAGCAGTTTCGTACAGTACGCTTGATCAGTCTGACTATAATAATCTTTCAGGAAACTATATTGTACCTTACAGTACTTATGCCTCACTGTCAAATGTACAGGTAACCGATAAACCGTCAGAAAAAATCTCCAAGATCATATCCTATTCTGTGAAGAATCCTCTGGTATATATGATTCCAAGTACTTTTGCTCCTTACAACAGTACAACACCCAATTATACCAACGGTACAGACTGGCTGGCACAGGAACCCAATTTAGCTCCTGACAGATGGGGAAGAGGGGGTAAAAAATCACCTTTTGATCCTTGTCCTGAAGGTTGGAGAATTCCGGACCTTACAAATGTCGCGTTGGTTTCCGGAGCAGATTTCGGACAGACACCATGGTACAAAAAAGATAAGAATATAGCAACCTCATACAGTATTGCCACAGATTATTCAGGTATAAGAGTAAGAAATTCTGCCAATGCTACAGTAGGATATATCTTTAATAATCCGGCATATTCCATAGGAAATTATCCTGATTCCGGATCAAGAGGATTCAGAAGTGTGATGGCTAATCAAAGTGCTCAGGGAACATTTAATATGCTAAACTTTCAGTATCCTGCTGTATGGACGGCTGCTTTAAATTCAAATTATATCGGAAGATCTATTAATATGTTGTTTGATGCAGCTTCTACCACTAACAGAATGATTGTCTTTCATGACAATAATGACCCCTACTTCGGAACAGGATGCCGATGTGTGAAAATAAAATATGATGCTAATGGTAATGAAGAGGGTCCTGCATCAGGAATTTCAGTTATACCCAATAGCTATAAATTGATTAAAGAAAATGCAAAATCTACGGTGATTAATAACAAGATCTCACTCTATCCGAGTCCTTTTTCTAATATTCTTTACATCAGGGCTGCAGAAAATAAAGAGTACAAATTTGAGATTTTTAATATGCTGGGACAACTTGTAAGGTCTGGGCATTTTATCAATAATCAGACAGATCTTTCATCTTTAAACGCAGGAGTGTATTTAATAAGAATAAATAATTCTGAAGCGAATGTAAAAATTGTAAAACAATAA
- a CDS encoding MMPL family transporter: MHRLFIFLYYLISKNKILSVLTALGIAALCIFFASKINFEEDINQIIPKNEKSDLTAKVLKQLNFSDKIIVIIENRSGEDSFQLSETADTFLKKIEPLQKYIGSVQGKVNDNEISETFDFVHQNLPLFLNENDYKEIDQKLQKDSIAKQVENNYISLVSPTSLVTKEFIKKDPLGFTFLGIKKLNALNISKDFKLEDSYIVTKDGKNLLLFIDPKNKSNDTKANEAFVDQLNTIKDGINKQFKGKTEISYFGSPVIAVANAKQIKKDIQNTVAISMTVLLILLIYYFRNIFTPIIVFLPTVFSVLLALLILYFIKDKISAISLSVGAILIGITIDYALHILTHYKHNNNIEELYKEITQPVILSSATTAVSFLCLVFVRSEALKDLGLFAAITVILSSITALIIVPQLYKTKEKGEHLNTNFIDKIGSYPYEKNKPLIIGCSIIILACLFGFRHVGFNEDIGDLNYIPKELKISEAKLQKLSDITSKSIYTISYGNSEEEALSRNSELSSFLDKEKKEGKILSYNSIGSVVLSEKDQQKKIDQWNRFWNDQKKSLAISELISNGNKFGFNSSAFDSFDEALRKNYSALSLKDYQQVKALQISEFMSSENGFYTVSNVVKVDENKRDTFIKDIDKQHDAIAIDRQQMNENFLGLLKRDFNTLISYSLLAIILTIIVFFRNFELTVLTMFPIVLTGVVTAGILYFLGLELNIFSTVVCTLVFGVGDDFSIFLTQAMQKEHTTGKNELPTYRISIILAVFTTILSIGSLIFAKHPALHSLALVALIGMFSVIIITSTLYPFWFRLFITNRAKKGLSPITFRLFVWSVFSFLYYGLGGLLFSAFGSFFVKNSKGQTLNIIKLILARFLTSVLYSNPFVKKKVIKNTSEDFSKPAVIIANHTSFLDTLAIAMATHKIIYLVNDWVYQSPVFGKLVRALGFYPVSQGIENGMDKLKEKVDQGYSLVVFPEAERSYTNDVKRFHKGAFYLAEQFGLDILPLYIHGNSEVLPKGDFIIYDGSITVKVGNRISKDDMSFGQNYSERTKKINAYFREEFARLREEIENENYFKKKLFLSYLYKDSEVVKEVKEDFNTNKSVYFELNKHIPHDANILHIATDFGQKDALLTLYQASRRIFSLIQNDEKRAVAAHNYLVKRRKIQYIKDLSEVNKKIDVLLISDEHFSMNEIQDLSETIIFVNTKNTSFERDNYALKFSSESLKVFKTK; this comes from the coding sequence ATGCATCGCCTTTTTATATTTTTATATTATCTGATTTCCAAAAATAAAATTCTATCTGTACTGACAGCTCTTGGAATTGCCGCTTTATGCATTTTCTTTGCGTCGAAGATCAATTTTGAGGAAGACATCAATCAGATTATACCCAAAAATGAAAAGTCGGATCTTACTGCAAAAGTTCTTAAACAGCTTAATTTTTCGGATAAGATTATTGTTATTATCGAGAACAGATCCGGCGAAGACAGCTTCCAGCTTTCTGAAACGGCAGATACTTTCCTGAAAAAAATTGAGCCCTTACAGAAATATATTGGTTCTGTTCAGGGTAAAGTGAACGATAATGAAATCTCTGAAACCTTTGATTTCGTTCATCAGAATCTACCATTATTCCTTAATGAGAATGATTATAAGGAAATTGATCAGAAACTCCAGAAAGACAGTATTGCAAAACAGGTAGAAAATAATTACATCTCCTTGGTTTCTCCAACAAGCCTTGTAACCAAAGAATTTATTAAAAAAGACCCTCTTGGATTTACTTTTCTGGGAATCAAAAAATTAAATGCTTTAAACATCAGCAAAGACTTCAAACTCGAAGACAGCTATATTGTTACCAAAGACGGAAAAAATCTTTTGCTTTTCATTGATCCTAAAAACAAAAGCAATGATACGAAAGCCAATGAGGCATTTGTGGATCAGCTCAACACCATCAAAGATGGTATTAACAAACAATTCAAAGGAAAAACAGAGATCAGCTATTTCGGTTCTCCGGTAATTGCTGTAGCCAACGCAAAGCAGATCAAAAAAGATATTCAGAATACAGTGGCCATTTCCATGACGGTTCTTTTAATCCTTCTGATCTATTATTTCAGAAATATTTTCACTCCCATCATTGTATTTCTACCCACCGTATTTTCAGTACTGCTCGCTCTCTTAATCCTTTATTTTATTAAAGATAAGATTTCAGCTATTTCACTCAGTGTAGGAGCGATTCTTATTGGAATTACGATTGATTATGCCCTGCACATCCTTACCCATTATAAGCATAACAACAATATTGAGGAGCTTTACAAGGAAATCACGCAGCCTGTTATATTAAGCAGTGCAACAACAGCCGTTTCCTTTTTGTGTCTCGTTTTTGTTCGTTCTGAAGCATTAAAGGACTTAGGTCTTTTTGCTGCCATTACTGTGATTCTTTCTTCAATCACAGCATTGATTATTGTTCCTCAACTTTATAAAACAAAAGAAAAGGGAGAACACCTGAACACAAATTTCATTGACAAGATCGGCTCTTATCCGTACGAAAAAAATAAGCCTTTGATTATTGGGTGTTCCATTATTATTCTTGCCTGTCTGTTTGGATTCAGACATGTAGGTTTCAATGAAGATATCGGGGATCTGAATTATATTCCGAAAGAATTAAAAATCAGTGAGGCAAAACTGCAGAAACTTTCTGATATTACGTCAAAATCAATTTATACTATTTCTTATGGAAATTCTGAAGAAGAAGCACTGTCCAGAAATTCCGAATTGAGCAGTTTCCTGGACAAAGAGAAAAAAGAAGGAAAGATCTTAAGCTATAATTCTATCGGAAGCGTTGTTCTTTCAGAAAAGGATCAGCAGAAAAAAATTGACCAGTGGAACCGTTTCTGGAATGACCAGAAGAAAAGCCTAGCCATTTCCGAACTGATCAGTAACGGGAATAAATTCGGCTTCAACAGTTCCGCGTTTGACAGTTTTGATGAAGCTTTGCGTAAAAATTATTCTGCATTGAGCCTGAAGGATTATCAACAAGTGAAAGCGCTTCAGATTTCAGAATTCATGAGCAGCGAAAATGGTTTCTACACCGTTTCCAATGTAGTAAAAGTAGACGAAAACAAAAGAGACACTTTCATCAAAGATATTGATAAACAGCATGATGCCATTGCTATAGACCGGCAGCAGATGAATGAAAATTTCCTTGGTTTGCTGAAAAGGGACTTCAATACACTGATCAGTTATTCTCTTCTTGCCATTATTTTAACGATCATCGTTTTCTTCAGGAATTTTGAATTAACAGTTCTCACCATGTTCCCGATTGTTTTAACGGGAGTTGTTACAGCCGGAATCCTTTATTTTCTGGGATTGGAATTAAATATTTTCAGTACTGTAGTGTGTACATTGGTATTTGGAGTGGGAGATGACTTCAGCATCTTCCTGACACAAGCTATGCAAAAAGAGCATACTACCGGAAAGAATGAATTACCTACGTACAGAATTTCTATTATTCTTGCTGTTTTCACGACAATTCTTTCCATCGGATCTTTGATATTCGCCAAACATCCGGCATTGCATTCTCTGGCATTAGTAGCCCTGATCGGAATGTTCTCCGTTATTATTATCACCTCTACCCTATATCCTTTCTGGTTCAGATTATTCATTACCAACAGGGCGAAAAAAGGACTTTCTCCAATCACATTCAGATTGTTTGTATGGTCAGTATTCTCATTCCTTTATTACGGATTAGGTGGACTGCTGTTTTCTGCCTTCGGAAGTTTTTTTGTTAAAAATTCCAAAGGGCAGACCCTGAATATCATCAAACTTATTTTAGCCAGATTTTTAACTTCCGTTCTTTATTCTAATCCTTTTGTAAAGAAGAAGGTCATTAAAAATACATCTGAAGACTTCAGCAAACCTGCAGTTATCATTGCCAATCATACTTCTTTCCTCGATACGCTGGCTATTGCAATGGCTACCCATAAAATCATTTATCTGGTGAATGACTGGGTATATCAGTCTCCTGTTTTCGGAAAACTGGTAAGAGCACTGGGCTTTTATCCCGTTTCACAGGGAATCGAGAATGGAATGGACAAACTGAAAGAAAAAGTTGACCAGGGATATTCACTCGTTGTGTTCCCTGAGGCAGAACGTTCTTACACCAACGATGTGAAAAGATTCCATAAAGGAGCTTTTTATCTCGCTGAACAGTTCGGGCTGGATATTCTTCCACTCTATATCCATGGAAATTCTGAGGTGCTGCCGAAAGGAGATTTCATTATCTATGACGGAAGTATTACCGTAAAAGTAGGCAACAGAATCAGCAAAGATGACATGAGTTTTGGACAGAACTATTCTGAGAGAACAAAGAAGATCAATGCTTATTTCAGAGAAGAGTTTGCCAGACTGCGCGAAGAGATTGAGAATGAGAATTATTTTAAAAAGAAATTATTCCTGAGCTACCTGTATAAAGACAGTGAAGTGGTAAAAGAAGTAAAAGAAGACTTTAATACCAATAAATCAGTATATTTCGAACTGAATAAACATATTCCTCATGATGCCAACATTCTTCATATCGCTACGGATTTTGGACAGAAAGATGCTTTATTAACTCTATATCAGGCAAGCCGAAGAATTTTTTCTCTGATTCAGAATGATGAAAAAAGAGCAGTGGCAGCCCATAACTATCTGGTAAAAAGAAGAAAAATACAGTATATTAAAGACCTTTCTGAAGTAAACAAAAAAATTGATGTTCTTTTGATTTCGGATGAACACTTTTCCATGAATGAAATTCAGGATCTCTCTGAAACAATCATTTTTGTAAATACAAAAAACACTTCGTTTGAAAGAGATAATTATGCACTAAAATTTAGTTCTGAATCATTAAAAGTATTTAAAACTAAATAA
- a CDS encoding bacteriocin-like protein, which yields MKNLRQLTKNQLKKVKGGLTAYISCANGTNGQIRNVGVNTDIATAAEQICGGNDYEVII from the coding sequence ATGAAAAACTTAAGACAACTTACAAAAAATCAATTAAAAAAAGTAAAAGGAGGTTTAACTGCTTATATTTCGTGTGCTAACGGAACTAATGGGCAAATACGTAATGTAGGAGTTAATACCGATATTGCAACTGCTGCTGAGCAGATTTGCGGAGGCAACGATTATGAAGTTATTATCTAA
- a CDS encoding beta-ketoacyl-ACP synthase III, translating into MYDVFITKASTYLPNEPVANDEMETYLGLINDAPSKAKSLILRNNKITTRYYALDKEGNPTHSNAQLTAKAIEGLFDENFKKEDMKLLSVGTTSPDQIQPSHASMVHGELNIGKSIEINTSTGLCNSGMNALNYGFLSVKAGVQDNAVCAGSERMSAWMTADKFNHEAENLKLLEERPIIAFKREFLRWMLSDGAGAFLLENKPRENSTSLKIEFIDFYSYAHEIEACMYAGCDKLEDGSLKSWADYPSDEWLKQSIFAIKQDTKILDKYILVKGAESLRSSFDKHNLDPEKIDHVLAHISSGYFKDGLKEEFAKKGMDFPAEKWFYNLSEVGNIGAGSIFIALEELMNSGTLKKGEKVLLCVPESGRFAYSCALLTVC; encoded by the coding sequence ATGTACGACGTATTTATAACAAAAGCATCAACATACTTACCCAATGAGCCGGTAGCGAATGATGAAATGGAGACTTATCTTGGGCTTATCAATGATGCGCCATCTAAAGCAAAATCACTTATCCTAAGAAATAATAAGATCACAACAAGATACTACGCTTTAGATAAAGAAGGAAACCCTACCCACTCTAATGCACAGCTTACTGCAAAAGCTATCGAAGGACTTTTTGACGAAAACTTCAAAAAGGAAGATATGAAATTATTATCTGTAGGAACCACTTCACCGGATCAGATCCAGCCTTCTCACGCATCCATGGTACATGGCGAACTGAACATCGGAAAATCTATTGAAATTAATACTTCAACAGGTCTTTGCAACTCAGGAATGAATGCCCTGAATTATGGATTCCTTTCTGTAAAAGCCGGTGTACAGGACAACGCAGTATGCGCAGGTTCTGAAAGAATGTCTGCATGGATGACTGCTGACAAGTTCAATCATGAGGCTGAAAATTTAAAACTACTGGAAGAAAGACCTATCATTGCTTTCAAAAGAGAATTCCTGAGATGGATGCTTTCTGATGGAGCAGGCGCTTTCCTTTTAGAAAATAAACCGAGAGAAAACAGCACTTCCCTAAAAATAGAATTCATTGATTTCTATTCTTATGCCCACGAAATTGAAGCTTGTATGTATGCAGGATGTGATAAGCTGGAAGACGGAAGCCTGAAATCATGGGCAGACTACCCTTCTGACGAATGGTTGAAACAATCTATTTTTGCGATTAAACAGGATACTAAAATCCTTGATAAATACATCCTTGTAAAAGGAGCAGAAAGTTTAAGATCATCTTTTGACAAACATAACCTGGATCCGGAAAAAATTGACCACGTACTGGCTCATATTTCTTCCGGATACTTTAAAGACGGACTTAAAGAAGAATTTGCCAAAAAAGGAATGGATTTCCCCGCAGAAAAATGGTTCTATAATCTTTCTGAAGTTGGAAACATCGGAGCAGGATCTATATTTATCGCCCTTGAAGAACTGATGAATTCCGGAACATTGAAAAAAGGAGAAAAAGTACTTCTTTGTGTTCCTGAAAGTGGAAGATTTGCTTATTCTTGTGCTTTATTAACGGTTTGCTAA
- a CDS encoding ABC transporter permease yields the protein MEIKEENIINIHNFLPHREPMLMADYILELTKEKVVTSFEIKEDNIFVHNNEFAEAGLIENLAQTCSSILGQSFFENPEADTKVIGFITNIKKIEVFGLPKVNDKIISRASLISQFENICHIFCETFHNDELLIRAEINLFIQEVKS from the coding sequence ATGGAAATAAAGGAAGAAAATATCATCAATATACACAACTTTTTACCGCATCGTGAACCGATGCTCATGGCAGACTATATCCTGGAACTGACCAAAGAAAAAGTAGTGACTTCCTTTGAAATCAAAGAAGATAATATATTTGTTCACAACAATGAGTTTGCGGAAGCCGGCTTGATCGAAAATCTGGCTCAGACCTGCTCTTCTATCCTTGGGCAAAGCTTCTTTGAAAATCCTGAAGCAGATACAAAAGTGATCGGGTTCATTACCAATATCAAGAAGATTGAGGTTTTCGGTCTTCCGAAGGTGAATGACAAAATTATCTCCAGGGCATCACTTATATCACAGTTTGAGAATATCTGCCACATATTTTGTGAAACATTTCATAATGATGAATTGTTAATCAGAGCGGAAATCAACCTGTTTATTCAGGAAGTAAAGTCGTAA
- a CDS encoding dialkylrecorsinol condensing enzyme DarA, which produces MKKNILVIYYSQTGQLEDIVKNIAQPFEAKKEAYDVTYYNIQLKEDFPFPWPGDVFFNTFPESYLQIPKEILPPSEEILNKKYDLILFGYQVWYLTPSIPIISFLKSDYAERILKDTPVVTISGTRNMWMLSQEKLKVYLRDLQAKLVGNIALVDRHDNYTSVLTILRWLTTGQKEKSGMLPAAGVSDEEIAGSVKYGEIIERHFNNNDLNSLQPDLVKNGAIEIRAFLVRVEKVGNKIFTVWSNLIIKKKEKRPLLIKFFKVYLMAAIWIISPVVLVLHLLTTPIFWFKRQKQKRYLQGINLK; this is translated from the coding sequence ATGAAGAAAAATATACTTGTCATATATTATTCACAAACCGGACAACTCGAAGATATCGTGAAAAATATAGCCCAGCCTTTTGAAGCGAAAAAGGAGGCTTATGATGTTACGTATTACAACATTCAGCTAAAGGAAGATTTTCCTTTTCCCTGGCCAGGTGATGTTTTTTTCAACACTTTTCCTGAATCTTATCTACAGATTCCAAAAGAAATCCTTCCTCCTTCGGAAGAAATTCTGAACAAAAAGTATGATCTTATCCTGTTTGGGTATCAGGTATGGTATCTCACACCATCCATTCCTATTATTTCTTTCTTAAAGAGTGATTATGCAGAGCGAATCCTTAAAGACACTCCTGTAGTAACCATTTCAGGAACCAGAAATATGTGGATGCTTTCCCAGGAAAAATTAAAGGTCTACCTAAGAGATCTGCAGGCTAAACTCGTAGGAAATATTGCTTTGGTAGACAGACATGACAATTACACCAGCGTATTAACAATTCTCCGATGGCTTACCACAGGTCAGAAAGAAAAATCAGGAATGCTTCCCGCTGCAGGAGTTTCAGATGAAGAAATTGCAGGTTCTGTAAAGTATGGCGAGATTATTGAAAGACATTTTAATAATAATGACCTTAATAGTTTACAACCGGATCTTGTGAAAAACGGAGCGATTGAAATCCGTGCTTTTTTAGTACGGGTAGAAAAGGTTGGAAATAAAATTTTCACAGTATGGTCTAACCTGATTATCAAGAAAAAAGAGAAACGTCCATTGCTGATAAAATTCTTTAAGGTATATTTGATGGCAGCGATATGGATTATCTCACCTGTCGTTTTGGTATTACACCTGCTTACAACCCCTATATTTTGGTTTAAAAGACAAAAACAAAAAAGATATTTACAAGGAATTAATTTAAAATAG